A genome region from Akkermansiaceae bacterium includes the following:
- the rpoN gene encoding RNA polymerase factor sigma-54 — protein MAEASLHHSLSQSQTLAPQMRKSLEILQAGTMELSQLLRQALETNPTLEDITEISSLDEDAPDPDEADSLDYMNETDDDWRDRSILEGRNNQWTQEDEERRQRLYDNIVAPETLQQHLQHQLDLSLIDPDIRSAAQLILGNLDDRGFLEFPLMEIAANGSMPIGKLRKALNLIKTFEPAGVGASGIPEALLIQLQRSTGTETLEYRIVRDHLEDLARRRHPQIARALGTTVERIAEAAEKIGRLSPNPGGEFDPTGNPYILPDVVIEKNEDGEWSARLTGEHLPSLRINDFYKDMIGKSGVDQKARAFLRDQIRDGRSLIRSISLRQETILAIAHQIIDKQKAFLEKGPRHLRPLTMNDIADELSLHATTVSRAVAGKYILTPQGLMEMRAFFATGYQTEGGAEVSNAGVREAIQQLIAQENPAKPMSDDAITKALQAQGIKVARRTIAKYREQLNILPSHLRKSF, from the coding sequence ATGGCTGAAGCCTCCCTCCATCACTCCCTCTCCCAGTCCCAGACGCTCGCGCCCCAGATGCGCAAGAGCCTCGAGATCCTGCAGGCGGGCACCATGGAACTCTCCCAGCTGCTGAGACAGGCGCTGGAGACGAACCCCACACTCGAGGATATCACCGAGATCAGCTCCCTCGACGAGGACGCGCCCGATCCTGACGAGGCCGATTCCCTCGACTACATGAACGAGACCGATGACGACTGGCGCGACCGCTCCATCCTCGAAGGCCGGAACAACCAGTGGACCCAGGAGGACGAGGAACGCCGCCAGCGCCTCTACGACAACATCGTCGCCCCGGAAACCCTCCAGCAACACCTCCAGCACCAGCTCGACCTCTCCCTCATCGACCCCGACATCCGCTCAGCCGCCCAGCTCATCCTCGGCAACCTCGACGACCGCGGCTTCCTCGAATTCCCGCTCATGGAAATCGCCGCCAACGGATCCATGCCCATCGGCAAGCTCCGCAAGGCGCTCAACCTCATCAAAACCTTCGAACCCGCCGGTGTCGGCGCTTCCGGCATCCCTGAGGCACTTCTCATCCAGTTGCAAAGATCAACCGGCACCGAAACCCTCGAATACCGCATCGTCCGCGATCACCTCGAGGATCTCGCCCGCAGGCGGCACCCGCAGATCGCCCGCGCCCTCGGGACCACCGTCGAGCGCATCGCCGAGGCTGCGGAAAAAATCGGACGCCTCTCGCCCAACCCCGGCGGCGAATTCGACCCCACCGGCAATCCCTACATCCTCCCCGATGTGGTCATCGAGAAAAACGAGGACGGCGAATGGTCCGCCCGCCTCACCGGCGAGCACCTCCCCAGCCTCCGCATCAACGATTTCTACAAGGACATGATAGGCAAGAGCGGCGTGGACCAGAAAGCCCGCGCCTTCCTCCGCGACCAGATCCGCGACGGCCGCAGCCTGATCCGCTCCATCTCCCTGCGCCAGGAAACCATCCTCGCCATCGCCCACCAGATCATCGACAAACAGAAAGCCTTCCTCGAAAAGGGCCCGCGCCATCTGCGCCCGCTGACGATGAACGACATAGCCGACGAGCTCAGCCTCCACGCCACCACGGTATCCCGCGCCGTCGCCGGAAAATACATCCTCACCCCGCAGGGTCTCATGGAGATGCGCGCCTTCTTCGCCACCGGCTACCAGACCGAGGGCGGCGCCGAGGTCTCCAACGCCGGCGTCCGCGAGGCGATCCAACAACTCATCGCCCAGGAAAACCCCGCCAAACCCATGTCCGACGACGCGATCACCAAAGCCCTCCAGGCACAGGGCATCAAGGTCGCCCGCCGCACCATCGCGAAATACCGCGAGCAGCTCAACATCCTCCCTTCGCATTTGCGGAAATCCTTCTGA
- a CDS encoding M42 family metallopeptidase, with protein sequence MKKADKQFLFNLLETPSPTGFEMPGQNVWAAFLKPIAASVQCDAYGSTWAVLEGKSKKTVMLEAHADEIGYIIKHIDDKGFLRIDRVGGSDAATGRGRRVQILGDKGVVSGIIGNTAIHLRRDELGSEKAPAVHDLWVDVGASTAKEASDMGLRVGHPMVYQDGPAELAHKRLIGRALDNRLGSYIIAQVMKRIAESGKKPAVTLVCLNAIQEEIGGNGAMMATYRLKPDMCICLDVTHATDTPGIDAAKFGLIKLGKGPSVSHGTCNHPLIAKRLLSIAEKENIEIQHESSSRFSGTDTDKIFNSREGIPSGLVSIPLRCMHSVVETAHLDDIEATIRLLEAFVLSVKGTDNFHQKLG encoded by the coding sequence ATGAAAAAAGCCGACAAGCAGTTCCTCTTCAACCTCCTCGAAACCCCATCCCCCACCGGCTTCGAAATGCCCGGCCAGAATGTCTGGGCCGCATTCCTCAAACCCATCGCCGCCTCCGTCCAGTGCGATGCCTACGGCTCCACCTGGGCCGTGCTCGAGGGCAAATCGAAGAAGACCGTGATGCTTGAGGCGCACGCCGATGAGATCGGCTACATCATCAAGCACATCGACGACAAGGGGTTCCTCCGCATCGACCGCGTCGGCGGCTCCGATGCCGCCACCGGCCGTGGCCGCCGGGTGCAGATCCTCGGCGACAAGGGCGTCGTCTCCGGCATCATCGGCAACACCGCCATCCACCTCCGCCGCGACGAGCTCGGATCGGAAAAGGCTCCCGCCGTGCACGACCTCTGGGTCGATGTCGGCGCATCCACCGCCAAGGAAGCCTCCGACATGGGCCTGCGCGTTGGCCACCCCATGGTCTATCAGGACGGCCCGGCGGAGCTGGCCCACAAACGCCTGATCGGGCGGGCCCTCGACAACCGCCTCGGCTCCTACATCATCGCGCAGGTGATGAAACGAATCGCCGAGTCCGGCAAGAAACCCGCCGTCACCCTCGTCTGCCTGAACGCGATCCAGGAGGAAATCGGCGGCAACGGCGCAATGATGGCCACCTACCGCCTCAAGCCGGACATGTGCATCTGCCTTGATGTCACCCACGCCACCGACACCCCGGGGATCGATGCCGCAAAATTCGGCCTCATCAAGCTCGGCAAGGGGCCATCCGTTTCGCACGGCACCTGCAACCACCCGCTCATCGCCAAACGCCTACTCAGCATCGCGGAAAAAGAAAATATCGAGATCCAGCACGAGTCCTCCAGTCGTTTCTCCGGCACCGACACCGACAAGATCTTCAACTCCCGCGAGGGCATCCCCTCCGGCCTCGTATCCATCCCGCTGAGGTGCATGCACTCGGTGGTGGAAACCGCCCATCTGGATGACATTGAGGCGACGATCAGGCTGCTGGAGGCCTTCGTGCTCTCCGTGAAGGGCACGGACAACTTCCACCAGAAGCTTGGATAA
- a CDS encoding alpha-ketoglutarate-dependent dioxygenase AlkB: MELFAADPDANLLPRDGEAFYHGPVFSGSESDGVLASLLKEIPWEHDELMMFGKRIVTARKVAWFADDGIPYPYSGTVKEAHEWTELLLRLKTAAEGLTGAAYNSCLLNLYHDGAEGMGWHSDDERCIVPDSSIASLSFGAERKFSFRHRQTRESVSVILGNGSLLDMRGETQRHWQHQLPKTKKASTPRVNLTFRSMG, from the coding sequence ATGGAGCTTTTCGCCGCCGATCCGGATGCGAACCTTCTGCCCCGCGATGGCGAGGCGTTTTATCATGGCCCGGTTTTCAGCGGATCCGAATCGGATGGGGTGCTGGCTTCGCTGCTGAAGGAGATCCCATGGGAGCATGATGAGCTGATGATGTTCGGGAAACGGATTGTCACCGCGCGGAAGGTCGCGTGGTTTGCGGATGATGGGATTCCCTATCCCTACTCCGGGACGGTGAAGGAGGCGCATGAATGGACGGAGCTTTTGCTCCGCCTGAAAACTGCGGCGGAGGGGCTTACGGGTGCGGCCTACAATTCATGCCTGCTCAACCTCTACCACGACGGCGCCGAGGGCATGGGCTGGCACAGCGATGACGAGAGATGCATTGTGCCGGACAGCTCCATCGCTTCGCTCAGCTTCGGCGCGGAGAGGAAATTTTCTTTCCGCCACAGGCAGACGCGGGAAAGCGTCTCGGTCATTCTGGGAAACGGCAGCCTGCTCGATATGCGCGGTGAGACGCAGCGGCATTGGCAGCACCAGCTTCCGAAGACGAAGAAGGCCAGCACACCACGTGTGAACCTGACTTTCCGCTCGATGGGGTAG
- the ccsA gene encoding cytochrome c biogenesis protein CcsA — MKDKGSIWGRWVVAVLALGALGLVFVNMLIDNMPKGEAQKVEGYEPWEKATVEAVEALPVQDGGRIKPLSTFAGFRMLQLHGARSMKVQGKGGEVFRLKPTEWMMDTLFRPQLAVDLPTFRVDNSEVLKAIGVEAKGRRDRYSYSEISPGLGKLIELAQSYEPIDKKKRDPVQQQTIDLAYNVRNYESMLSYFAFARSGVVLRGSGGEGQPDQRADFSAVMTTAPQLRREIARTQQQGGEIDARMQDLLQQVLEGANYSKFGLFILPPKNASDDTWLTAGNAIMEVMTEQSKDPATAIADIRLLETAVRSVPISEKEFRKHFVEIEESTVKRANSRGEMKGIAMEVSYFKFDYFLNAMVFFLIGTLCALAMFASGSGKAAKALSWATLGFTSVGAVLCVIAIVKRCLIMERPPVGNLYDTVIFIAATGVIFALLVEWMSRKRFALALSPILGLGLIILARRYELGDGADHLDPLVAVLDSNFWLATHVITITLGYSAGLLSAFLSCGYVLMRGLNLDGNDKDLRRSFTKAVYGCLCLTVFLSLVGTVLGGIWANYSWGRFWGWDPKENGALMIVLWTLAILHARMGGILKEWGIHLASVFTACIVAFSWWHVNFLGVGLHNYGFTGKAGIIWAFYAVMVAFILFGLIAIFVERYNKASAKAFKQAEVKGLEA, encoded by the coding sequence ATGAAGGATAAGGGATCAATCTGGGGACGCTGGGTCGTGGCCGTGCTGGCGCTGGGTGCGCTGGGCTTGGTCTTCGTCAACATGCTCATCGACAACATGCCCAAGGGCGAGGCGCAGAAAGTGGAGGGTTACGAGCCTTGGGAAAAAGCCACGGTTGAGGCCGTCGAGGCGCTGCCGGTGCAGGACGGCGGCCGGATCAAGCCGCTCTCGACCTTCGCGGGCTTCCGCATGCTGCAGCTGCATGGCGCACGCTCCATGAAGGTGCAGGGCAAGGGCGGCGAGGTCTTCAGGCTGAAGCCCACCGAGTGGATGATGGACACCCTGTTCCGCCCGCAGCTGGCGGTGGATCTTCCGACTTTCCGGGTGGACAATTCGGAAGTTCTCAAAGCCATCGGGGTGGAGGCAAAAGGCCGCCGCGACCGCTACAGCTACTCCGAGATTTCCCCCGGTCTCGGCAAGCTCATCGAGCTGGCGCAGTCCTATGAGCCGATCGACAAGAAGAAGCGCGACCCTGTCCAGCAGCAGACCATAGACCTTGCCTACAACGTCCGGAACTATGAGAGCATGTTGTCCTACTTCGCCTTCGCGAGGTCGGGTGTGGTTTTGCGGGGTTCGGGCGGCGAAGGCCAGCCCGACCAGCGGGCGGACTTCAGCGCCGTGATGACAACCGCGCCCCAGTTGCGCCGGGAAATCGCCCGCACCCAGCAGCAGGGCGGGGAGATCGACGCGCGAATGCAGGATCTCCTGCAACAGGTGCTGGAAGGCGCGAACTACTCGAAATTCGGCCTGTTCATCCTGCCTCCGAAAAACGCCTCGGACGATACCTGGCTGACCGCCGGTAACGCGATCATGGAGGTGATGACGGAGCAATCGAAAGACCCCGCCACCGCCATCGCCGATATCCGGCTGCTTGAGACGGCGGTGCGTTCCGTCCCCATTTCGGAAAAGGAGTTCCGCAAGCACTTCGTCGAGATCGAGGAGAGCACCGTGAAGCGGGCGAACTCGCGCGGGGAGATGAAAGGGATCGCCATGGAGGTCTCTTATTTCAAGTTCGATTACTTCCTCAACGCCATGGTGTTCTTCCTCATCGGAACGCTTTGCGCCTTGGCGATGTTCGCATCCGGCTCCGGTAAGGCGGCGAAAGCCCTATCGTGGGCGACCCTCGGCTTCACTTCAGTCGGAGCCGTGCTGTGTGTCATCGCCATCGTGAAACGCTGCCTCATCATGGAGCGCCCGCCGGTGGGAAATCTCTACGACACCGTGATCTTCATCGCGGCGACAGGGGTCATCTTCGCACTGCTCGTGGAGTGGATGTCGCGGAAACGTTTTGCGCTCGCCCTGTCCCCCATACTCGGCCTGGGGCTCATCATCCTCGCCCGCCGCTATGAGCTCGGCGACGGAGCCGACCACCTCGATCCGCTGGTGGCCGTGCTCGACTCGAATTTCTGGCTGGCGACCCATGTCATCACCATCACCCTCGGCTATTCGGCCGGGCTGCTTTCGGCCTTCCTCTCCTGCGGATACGTGCTTATGCGCGGGCTCAACCTCGATGGCAACGACAAGGATCTCCGCCGCTCCTTCACGAAAGCCGTTTACGGCTGCCTCTGCCTCACGGTGTTCCTCTCGCTCGTCGGCACCGTGCTGGGCGGCATCTGGGCGAACTATTCGTGGGGCCGCTTCTGGGGCTGGGATCCAAAGGAAAACGGTGCGCTGATGATCGTCCTCTGGACGCTCGCCATCCTCCACGCCCGCATGGGCGGCATCCTGAAGGAATGGGGGATCCATCTCGCCTCCGTCTTCACCGCCTGCATCGTCGCCTTCTCATGGTGGCATGTGAATTTCCTCGGCGTGGGCCTGCACAACTACGGCTTCACCGGGAAGGCGGGGATCATCTGGGCGTTCTATGCGGTCATGGTGGCGTTCATCCTCTTCGGCCTGATCGCGATTTTCGTGGAGCGCTACAACAAGGCTTCCGCAAAGGCGTTCAAGCAAGCCGAGGTCAAGGGTCTCGAGGCGTAG
- a CDS encoding cytochrome c biogenesis protein ResB yields METKNDRTKPEGGKSSFRKIYDFLSGFHLATVTLLLLLLLTWLATLEQIDNGLYPTLNKYFSWKSWYLIPDMVPEINGKKLPFFLPGGYYVCAVLLLNMILGGIIRIRKGPKQIGNLISHFGIVFMLLGGGVAHHFSERGNMAVGEGEASDVAEDYHEYVVEVAEVVDGERDKFHVIRGKYLTDLKAGKSRIFDLRDIPFSLEISGYLVNAVPSNQLERPRRNNELLVDGYYLEAVPGEVETERNMAGCYARMISKDGTKSDPFILAGATFHPLTVREGDRVFTIDMRKRLWPMPFEVKLDTFTAEFHPGTSRPAKFVSDIRREENGQESEVTISMNEPMRYEGLTFFQASYGPPGAKPGEPMYSVFEIVRNPADKWPEYSLYIVAFGMLVTFLTKLGGHLGASSRKRKHEG; encoded by the coding sequence CCGCAAGATCTATGATTTCCTCTCGGGATTCCATCTCGCGACGGTCACCCTGCTGCTGCTCTTGCTTCTCACCTGGCTTGCCACGCTGGAGCAGATCGACAACGGCCTTTACCCGACACTGAACAAATATTTCAGCTGGAAATCCTGGTATCTCATCCCGGACATGGTTCCGGAAATCAACGGCAAGAAGCTGCCGTTCTTCCTTCCCGGCGGCTACTACGTCTGCGCCGTCCTCCTGCTCAACATGATCCTCGGCGGCATCATCCGCATCCGCAAGGGGCCGAAACAGATCGGCAACCTCATCTCCCATTTCGGCATTGTCTTCATGCTGCTTGGCGGCGGGGTCGCACACCATTTTTCCGAGCGCGGGAACATGGCGGTCGGCGAGGGCGAGGCCAGCGATGTGGCGGAGGACTATCATGAGTATGTCGTGGAGGTCGCGGAAGTCGTCGACGGGGAGAGGGACAAATTCCATGTCATCCGCGGGAAATACCTGACCGACCTCAAGGCCGGCAAATCCCGGATCTTCGATCTCAGGGATATCCCTTTCTCGCTGGAAATCTCCGGCTATCTGGTCAACGCGGTGCCTTCCAACCAGCTTGAGCGCCCGCGCCGCAACAACGAGTTGCTTGTCGATGGTTACTACCTTGAGGCGGTTCCCGGCGAGGTGGAGACGGAGCGGAACATGGCCGGCTGCTACGCACGGATGATTTCCAAGGACGGCACGAAATCCGATCCCTTCATCCTCGCGGGCGCGACCTTCCACCCGCTGACCGTCCGCGAAGGCGACCGGGTATTCACCATCGACATGCGCAAGCGGCTGTGGCCCATGCCCTTTGAGGTGAAGCTGGACACCTTCACCGCGGAGTTCCATCCCGGCACCTCGCGGCCCGCGAAGTTTGTGAGCGACATCCGCCGGGAGGAAAACGGGCAGGAGTCCGAGGTGACGATCAGCATGAACGAGCCGATGCGCTACGAAGGTCTGACCTTCTTCCAGGCCAGCTACGGCCCGCCGGGTGCGAAGCCGGGCGAGCCGATGTATTCGGTCTTCGAGATCGTGAGGAATCCCGCCGACAAGTGGCCGGAATACAGCCTATACATCGTCGCCTTCGGGATGCTGGTGACATTTCTAACAAAACTCGGCGGCCATCTGGGCGCCTCTTCAAGGAAACGGAAACATGAAGGATAA